The following coding sequences are from one Arthrobacter sp. 24S4-2 window:
- a CDS encoding molybdopterin oxidoreductase produces the protein MITKNLFLQGVFPFEGAGLVKPAPIHRELAHFVPDGIINQTLYFRGGNSSSELITVVLMRDGVPMRYFPIGAKSDVHVPLRVVEDIEGGSVIEVFLLAAEGVAGFVVIDLGMVEH, from the coding sequence GTGATCACCAAGAACCTTTTCCTACAGGGCGTCTTCCCCTTCGAGGGAGCCGGACTCGTAAAGCCGGCCCCCATCCACCGGGAGCTCGCGCACTTCGTTCCGGACGGGATCATCAACCAGACCCTCTACTTCCGCGGCGGCAACTCCAGTTCCGAGCTGATCACGGTGGTCCTAATGCGCGACGGCGTGCCCATGCGGTATTTCCCCATCGGCGCCAAGAGCGACGTGCACGTGCCGCTCCGCGTCGTGGAGGACATCGAGGGCGGCTCGGTCATTGAAGTGTTCCTCCTGGCGGCCGAGGGTGTTGCGGGCTTCGTGGTCATCGACCTGGGCATGGTGGAACACTGA
- the nirB gene encoding nitrite reductase large subunit NirB — MAGARAVEEILARGGAGQFSITMFGDEPYGNYNRIMLSHVLSGEESDADIFLNSLHWYRDNNITLHAGVRVERIDRFTKYVFANNGHVVPYDVLIIATGSQSFMPPMDGLYTPSGSIKPGVFTFRTIDDTRNMVQHAQYENHPSDGQRSAVVIGGGLLGLEAARGLQSHGVGVDVVHSGGHLMNAQMGPDGGAILRRSVEALGIRVHTGSRTTAVLGTDRVTGVRLRDRPDIGCDMVVVAAGIRPNVDLAVLSGLHVERAIVVDDQLRVVDEDDIYAVGECVQHRGEVYGLVAPLWEQAVVLADHVTGTDTSSAYLGSRIATKLKVAGVEVASMGLQGPERETDEHIVFSEPSRGVFKSIVIRDNKMVGATLLGDSRKVAYLTQAFDKGLPLPEERISLMFDLGAPAEEQGVAELDDGAQVCNCNGVSKKSLVDAVKGGCNTVAGAMDATRAGKGCGSCKLLVKQVVEWASDGAVEEDPAASYYVPGIPLDKPALMAAIRKQGLRSVSSVFAALAPGSVEDAKSKMGLASLMKMMLADQYIDERDARFINDRVHANIQRDGTFSVVPQMKGGVTSVQQLRRIADVAEKHNIPLIKLTGGQRIDLLGVPKEDLPQVWADLDMPSGYAYGKSFRTVKTCVGKDFCRYGTGDSTKLGIEIESRFQGIESPAKLKLAVSGCPRNCAESLVKDVGVVAVEGGRWEIYVGGAAGAHIRKGDLLATVDHPEEVKVLTGRFMEYYRQNANWLERTYAFVPRVGIEHIRAVVVDDAEGIAGELDAAMQASVDSYVDPWTERDDPQTPGQFRTSLPLAVLPQVPVR; from the coding sequence ATGGCCGGCGCCCGGGCCGTGGAGGAAATCCTGGCCCGCGGCGGCGCCGGGCAGTTCAGCATCACCATGTTCGGTGACGAGCCCTACGGTAACTACAACCGCATCATGCTCAGCCACGTCCTCTCCGGCGAGGAAAGCGATGCGGACATCTTCCTGAATTCCCTGCACTGGTACCGGGACAACAACATCACGCTGCATGCCGGGGTCCGGGTGGAACGGATCGACCGGTTCACCAAGTACGTCTTCGCCAACAACGGCCATGTGGTCCCGTATGACGTGCTGATCATCGCCACCGGCAGCCAGTCCTTCATGCCGCCGATGGACGGCCTCTACACCCCCAGCGGTTCCATCAAGCCCGGGGTGTTCACCTTCCGCACCATCGACGACACCCGCAACATGGTGCAGCACGCGCAATACGAAAACCATCCCTCGGATGGACAACGCAGCGCCGTTGTCATCGGGGGCGGCCTGTTGGGGTTGGAAGCAGCGCGCGGACTGCAAAGCCATGGCGTCGGCGTCGACGTGGTGCATTCCGGCGGGCACCTGATGAACGCCCAGATGGGGCCCGACGGCGGAGCCATCCTCCGCCGCAGCGTGGAGGCCCTGGGCATCCGGGTGCACACCGGGAGCCGCACCACGGCAGTCCTCGGCACGGACAGGGTGACCGGCGTGCGGCTGCGGGACCGGCCGGACATCGGCTGCGACATGGTGGTGGTGGCCGCCGGAATCCGCCCCAACGTGGACCTGGCGGTGCTGAGCGGCCTGCACGTGGAACGCGCCATCGTGGTGGACGACCAGCTGCGGGTGGTGGATGAGGACGACATCTACGCGGTGGGCGAATGCGTCCAGCACCGCGGCGAGGTGTATGGGCTCGTGGCACCGCTGTGGGAGCAGGCCGTGGTGCTGGCCGACCACGTCACGGGCACGGATACTTCCTCGGCCTACCTCGGCTCCCGGATCGCCACCAAACTCAAGGTGGCCGGCGTCGAAGTCGCATCCATGGGCCTGCAGGGCCCGGAGCGGGAGACGGACGAACACATCGTCTTCTCCGAGCCCAGCCGCGGGGTGTTCAAGTCCATCGTCATCCGGGACAACAAGATGGTGGGCGCCACGCTCCTCGGCGACAGCCGCAAAGTGGCCTACCTGACCCAGGCCTTCGACAAGGGGCTGCCCCTGCCGGAGGAACGGATCTCGCTGATGTTCGACCTGGGCGCCCCGGCCGAGGAGCAGGGCGTGGCGGAGCTCGATGACGGCGCGCAGGTCTGCAACTGCAACGGCGTCAGCAAGAAGTCCCTCGTGGATGCGGTGAAGGGCGGCTGCAACACCGTGGCGGGGGCCATGGACGCCACCCGGGCGGGCAAGGGCTGCGGTTCCTGCAAGCTGCTGGTGAAGCAGGTGGTGGAGTGGGCCTCCGACGGCGCCGTGGAGGAGGACCCGGCGGCCAGCTATTACGTGCCAGGCATTCCACTGGACAAGCCGGCCCTGATGGCCGCGATCCGGAAACAGGGCCTGCGCTCGGTGTCCTCGGTGTTCGCCGCCCTCGCGCCGGGCAGCGTGGAGGACGCGAAATCGAAGATGGGCCTCGCGTCGCTGATGAAGATGATGCTGGCGGACCAGTACATCGACGAGCGGGATGCCCGGTTCATCAACGACCGCGTGCATGCCAACATCCAGCGGGACGGCACGTTCTCCGTGGTGCCGCAGATGAAAGGCGGCGTGACGTCCGTGCAGCAGCTGCGCCGGATTGCCGACGTCGCCGAAAAGCACAACATTCCCCTGATCAAGCTGACCGGCGGGCAGCGCATCGACCTGCTGGGTGTGCCCAAGGAGGACCTGCCGCAGGTCTGGGCGGACCTGGACATGCCCTCGGGCTATGCCTACGGGAAGAGCTTCCGCACGGTGAAGACCTGCGTGGGCAAGGATTTTTGCCGCTACGGCACGGGCGATTCCACCAAGCTGGGCATCGAAATCGAGTCACGGTTCCAGGGGATCGAGTCGCCGGCCAAACTGAAGCTGGCCGTTTCGGGCTGCCCGCGGAACTGCGCCGAATCGCTCGTCAAGGACGTCGGCGTGGTGGCGGTGGAAGGCGGCCGCTGGGAAATCTATGTCGGGGGAGCGGCCGGCGCCCACATCCGCAAGGGTGACCTGCTGGCCACGGTGGACCATCCCGAGGAGGTCAAAGTGCTCACCGGACGCTTCATGGAGTACTACCGGCAGAACGCCAACTGGCTGGAGCGGACCTACGCCTTTGTGCCGCGGGTGGGGATCGAGCACATCCGCGCCGTGGTGGTGGACGACGCGGAAGGCATCGCCGGCGAACTCGACGCCGCAATGCAGGCCTCCGTGGACAGCTACGTGGACCCCTGGACGGAACGCGACGATCCGCAAACGCCCGGGCAGTTCCGCACCTCGCTGCCGCTCGCTGTCCTTCCCCAGGTGCCGGTCCGATGA
- a CDS encoding Rieske (2Fe-2S) protein yields MNAGRNLGPVDQIPFGEGRAFGVDGEQVAVFRLRDGSLRALSAVCPHKGGPIADGTIDQDLVLCPLHQNAFRLDTGCSTTGAEPLTSYDVQTDNHQNIILRTSAR; encoded by the coding sequence ATGAATGCCGGCCGCAATCTTGGCCCTGTGGATCAGATCCCGTTCGGGGAGGGGCGGGCCTTCGGCGTGGACGGCGAACAGGTGGCGGTCTTCCGGCTGCGCGACGGCAGCCTGCGGGCGCTGTCCGCCGTCTGCCCGCACAAGGGCGGACCGATCGCAGACGGCACCATCGACCAGGACCTGGTGCTGTGCCCGCTGCATCAGAACGCCTTCCGGCTGGACACCGGCTGCTCTACCACCGGCGCCGAACCTCTGACCAGCTATGACGTCCAAACCGATAACCATCAGAATATTATTCTGAGAACTTCCGCCAGATAA